ATCGCCTGTCCAAGCCGATTACTTGTTTGCCATCACCTGGCGACATATCTACCATGCTTTAGGCGAACTCGATTTACGGGGCGCTGCGGTATCGGAGACGGAGAGTTTTAATCTGCAAAACTGGCTCATCAATATTACCGCTTTGTGTATCAATCAAGCGGAAGTGCCACCAGTGGAGTCAATTCACTACTCGTTGGAGGCTGCTTCGCCGCCTTTGTGGTGTTATACCCAGCAGGCGTTAGATATGATACCTCCTCTTCAGCGGTTAATTGTAGTGATGTCTCAGAGTTTCCACTGGAGTGAAACTCGAATCGCCGCTTATCTGCAAGCAGAGGGAGAAACGCTTTCTCCTACCGAGGTGAGAGAGTTGCTACAGACAGGGTTAAAAGAATTACAAAAAACTTTGCCTGCCGATATTCGTGCTATTTATTTAGGTGAAGAGGAAACTGTAGAAGAAGATTCTGAAATTGATATTCCGAGTCTTTTATGATGAGGGAGTCGGGCAGCGAAAAAATTAATATTTTTCCTGTTTCCATTTTCCCCTCTCTTCTCCCTCTTCCCTCTTATTTTTGACTTTTGACTTTTGACTTTTATTAGCCCACTCTCCCCCTCTTTCCTTTCTCAAAGTGCGTAAATTCTGCATTTTTCTACTTTTGCCTTTTTACTTTTTCGTTTTGGGTGCGGCTGACCTAAACGAACAACTGAACATCCCCAGAAACAACGGCACTCAAGGCGAACTTCGGGATGAAGCCGATCGCCTGGTACGATGGGGAGGGCAAGCCCAACGACAAGGCAATTTCGATAAAGCTATTCCCTACTGGTTGCAGGCGTTAAAAATTTATCATCGCATTGGCGATGTGCAATCCCAAGGTCAAGTTTACGATTTTTTGGGTTTGGCTTATGTTGCTTTAGGTGACTACAACAGGGCAGAAGATGCGTTGCGAAGACGGCTGGGTTTTGCCCGCGAAAATAACGATTTGCAAGGTCAAATTTTTGGCTTAAATAATGTCGGTACAGTGCTGCTGCGACGTGGCAGTTTGCCTGCTGCAAGGACAACATTTGAGGAGGCGCTGACAATTGCCCGTGGCGTGAATAGTCCGGCAGGTATCGGTTTATCGCTGAATAATCTTGGTTTGGTGGCAAGCGGTAACGGCGATTACAATCGAGCAATTAA
This sequence is a window from Aerosakkonema funiforme FACHB-1375. Protein-coding genes within it:
- a CDS encoding tetratricopeptide repeat protein, producing MPFYFFVLGAADLNEQLNIPRNNGTQGELRDEADRLVRWGGQAQRQGNFDKAIPYWLQALKIYHRIGDVQSQGQVYDFLGLAYVALGDYNRAEDALRRRLGFARENNDLQGQIFGLNNVGTVLLRRGSLPAARTTFEEALTIARGVNSPAGIGLSLNNLGLVASGNGDYNRAIKLYEEAAIYRTRAGDPIGEANTLNNLGDAYAAIHNFKETIGAYGAALSVAKLALDRPNQFRAIDGLVSTYSSVGQYTRAIELLEQRIATAKDADDSHQQLRSLRSLAQLYQHLGKYSDARSVYRRAIALVRSLRDTKAEAILLGEVLEIP
- a CDS encoding sigma-70 family RNA polymerase sigma factor, giving the protein MQIPHFIESNHPLVKSLSHHSDGELLTLFQRHPEEGKYFTAIFCRYSPIVYTLIAHSGRSPVQADYLFAITWRHIYHALGELDLRGAAVSETESFNLQNWLINITALCINQAEVPPVESIHYSLEAASPPLWCYTQQALDMIPPLQRLIVVMSQSFHWSETRIAAYLQAEGETLSPTEVRELLQTGLKELQKTLPADIRAIYLGEEETVEEDSEIDIPSLL